The following are encoded together in the Streptomyces sp. NBC_01465 genome:
- a CDS encoding helix-turn-helix domain-containing protein, with protein sequence MSIGNSPEDDRPSIGRSLQQARIAAGLTVDEVSSSTRVRIPIVHAIEQDDFSRCGGDVYARGHIRTLARAVGLDPAPLVEQFDAEHGGRPAPTPAAPLFEAERIRPEPRRPNWTAAMVAAIVAVVGFVGFTMFSGDSSGDKTKTQVAEGPTTTKAPAPKKSTGKPADPKPNPSDSAIAAVPKDKVTVKLSAVDDMSWISAKSHNGKTLFAGNLQKGESKTFTDDKQIDLILGNAGAIQLYVNGKEVQNEFEPGQVERLSYTKGDPVTG encoded by the coding sequence GTGTCCATCGGCAACTCCCCCGAAGACGACCGGCCTTCGATCGGTCGCTCCCTCCAGCAGGCCCGGATCGCCGCGGGTCTGACCGTCGACGAGGTCAGTTCCTCCACGCGGGTGCGCATTCCCATCGTGCACGCGATCGAGCAGGACGATTTCTCCCGCTGCGGCGGCGACGTCTACGCGCGCGGTCACATCCGTACCCTCGCGCGCGCCGTCGGTCTCGATCCCGCTCCACTGGTCGAGCAGTTCGACGCCGAGCACGGCGGCCGTCCTGCCCCTACCCCTGCCGCTCCGCTCTTCGAGGCGGAACGGATCCGTCCGGAACCGCGGCGGCCCAACTGGACCGCCGCCATGGTCGCCGCGATCGTCGCCGTCGTCGGCTTTGTCGGCTTCACGATGTTCAGCGGCGACAGCAGCGGCGACAAGACCAAGACCCAGGTCGCCGAAGGGCCCACGACCACCAAGGCGCCGGCCCCCAAGAAGTCCACCGGAAAGCCCGCCGACCCCAAGCCCAACCCCTCGGACAGCGCCATCGCGGCGGTGCCCAAGGACAAGGTGACGGTGAAGCTGTCCGCCGTCGACGACATGAGCTGGATCTCGGCGAAGTCGCACAACGGCAAGACGCTCTTCGCGGGAAACCTGCAGAAGGGCGAGTCCAAGACCTTCACCGACGACAAGCAGATCGATCTGATCCTGGGAAATGCAGGGGCGATCCAGCTGTACGTCAACGGCAAGGAGGTCCAGAACGAATTCGAGCCGGGCCAGGTGGAGCGGCTCTCGTACACGAAGGGTGACCCGGTGACCGGCTGA
- the rimO gene encoding 30S ribosomal protein S12 methylthiotransferase RimO has translation MSERRTVALVTLGCARNEVDSEELAGRLAADGWDLVEDAADADVAVVNTCGFVEAAKKDSVDALLEANDLKDHGRTQAVVAVGCMAERYGKDLAEALPEADAILGFDDYTDISDRLQTILNGGIHASHTPRDRRKLLPISPAERQEAPDVALPGHAQDVPPEDLPEGVAPESGPRAPLRRRLGSSPVASVKLASGCDRRCSFCAIPSFRGSFISRRPSDVLGETRWLAGQGVKEVMLVSENNTSYGKDLGDIRLLETLLPELAEVEGIERVRVSYLQPAEMRPGLIDVLTSTPKIAPYFDLSFQHSAPGVLRAMRRFGDTDRFLELLDTIRGKAPNAGVRSNFIVGFPGETEADLKELERFLTGARLDAIGVFGYSDEEGTEAVGYENKLDADVIAERLEHISRLAEELTAQRAEERIGETLSVLVESVDEEDGAVGRAEHQAPETDGQVVFTTSEGLVPGRMVEAKVVGTEGVDLVAECLVEEAGR, from the coding sequence ATGTCCGAACGCCGCACTGTCGCCCTTGTCACTCTTGGCTGCGCCCGTAACGAGGTGGACTCGGAGGAGCTGGCAGGCCGCTTGGCAGCGGACGGCTGGGACCTCGTCGAGGACGCCGCCGATGCGGATGTCGCAGTCGTCAACACCTGCGGATTCGTCGAGGCCGCCAAGAAGGACTCCGTCGACGCGCTCCTCGAAGCCAATGACCTCAAGGACCATGGCAGGACCCAGGCCGTCGTGGCCGTGGGCTGCATGGCCGAGCGATACGGCAAGGATCTTGCCGAGGCTCTGCCCGAGGCGGACGCGATCCTGGGATTCGACGACTACACCGACATCTCGGACCGCCTCCAGACCATTCTCAACGGCGGCATCCACGCCTCCCACACCCCGCGCGACCGGCGCAAGCTGCTGCCGATCAGCCCCGCGGAGCGGCAGGAGGCGCCCGACGTGGCGCTGCCCGGCCACGCCCAGGACGTACCCCCCGAGGACCTTCCGGAGGGCGTGGCCCCCGAATCCGGGCCGCGGGCGCCGCTGCGCCGCAGACTCGGCTCCAGCCCCGTCGCCTCGGTGAAGCTGGCTTCCGGCTGCGACCGCCGGTGCTCCTTCTGCGCCATTCCCTCCTTCCGCGGGTCCTTCATCTCGCGGCGCCCCTCCGACGTGCTGGGCGAGACGCGCTGGCTCGCCGGGCAGGGTGTGAAGGAGGTCATGCTCGTCTCCGAGAACAACACCTCGTACGGCAAGGACCTCGGCGACATCCGGCTCCTCGAGACGCTGCTGCCCGAGCTGGCCGAGGTCGAGGGGATCGAGCGCGTACGCGTCAGCTATCTGCAGCCTGCCGAGATGCGGCCCGGGCTGATCGACGTCCTGACGTCCACGCCCAAGATCGCGCCCTATTTCGACCTGTCGTTCCAGCACTCGGCGCCCGGTGTGCTGCGTGCGATGCGGCGCTTCGGCGACACCGACCGGTTCCTGGAGCTGCTCGACACGATCCGCGGGAAGGCTCCGAACGCCGGTGTGCGGTCGAACTTCATCGTGGGCTTCCCCGGTGAGACCGAGGCCGACCTGAAGGAGCTGGAGCGCTTCCTGACCGGTGCGCGACTGGACGCCATCGGCGTCTTCGGGTACTCCGACGAGGAGGGCACCGAGGCGGTCGGCTACGAGAACAAGCTGGACGCCGACGTCATCGCCGAGCGGCTCGAGCACATCTCCCGGCTCGCCGAGGAGCTCACCGCCCAGCGGGCCGAGGAGCGCATCGGTGAGACGCTCTCCGTGCTCGTCGAGTCGGTGGACGAGGAGGACGGTGCGGTGGGCCGGGCGGAGCACCAGGCGCCCGAGACCGACGGCCAGGTCGTGTTCACCACGAGCGAGGGGCTGGTCCCCGGTCGTATGGTCGAGGCAAAGGTGGTCGGTACCGAAGGCGTCGACCTGGTGGCCGAGTGTCTTGTTGAGGAGGCGGGCAGATGA
- a CDS encoding SDR family NAD(P)-dependent oxidoreductase, with product MPIKAYDLTGRTAFITGAASGIGRAGAVLLAEAGATVHCADRDEKGLHETADLIAEAGGTTARTHTLDVTDRSQLADAIRSTGTRLDILAAVAGIMHSSTVLETRDEDLDRVWSVNFKGVLYACQEAARKMIADATPHGSIVTMASGAMDSATPGLLCYSTAKAAVVQLTKTLAVELGPHAIRVNAVAPGWIRTPMTDRHDEAHQQKIESAMVRRSPLGRVGEADDVAHAVLHLASDASAFTTGQILRPNGGVAMPW from the coding sequence ATGCCCATCAAGGCGTACGACCTCACCGGCCGCACCGCGTTCATCACCGGCGCCGCGAGCGGCATAGGCCGCGCCGGCGCCGTCCTCCTCGCGGAAGCAGGCGCCACCGTCCACTGCGCGGACCGCGACGAGAAGGGCCTGCACGAAACAGCGGACCTGATCGCCGAGGCCGGCGGCACAACGGCCCGCACCCACACCCTCGACGTCACGGACCGCTCCCAGCTCGCCGACGCCATCCGATCCACCGGCACCCGCCTCGACATCCTGGCGGCCGTCGCCGGAATCATGCACAGCAGCACCGTCCTGGAGACCAGGGACGAGGACCTGGACCGCGTCTGGTCGGTCAACTTCAAGGGCGTCCTGTACGCCTGCCAGGAAGCGGCCCGAAAAATGATCGCCGACGCGACGCCCCACGGCTCCATCGTCACCATGGCCTCGGGGGCGATGGACTCCGCCACACCCGGCCTGCTCTGCTACAGCACCGCCAAGGCCGCCGTGGTGCAGCTCACCAAGACACTCGCCGTCGAGCTCGGCCCGCACGCCATCCGCGTCAACGCGGTCGCCCCCGGCTGGATCCGCACCCCCATGACCGACCGCCACGACGAGGCCCACCAGCAGAAGATCGAGTCCGCGATGGTCCGCAGGTCACCGCTCGGACGCGTAGGAGAAGCCGACGACGTGGCCCACGCGGTCCTGCACCTGGCCTCGGACGCCTCCGCCTTCACGACGGGTCAGATCCTCCGCCCGAACGGCGGCGTAGCCATGCCCTGGTAG
- a CDS encoding Fpg/Nei family DNA glycosylase: protein MPEGDTVWQTARRLHTALAGHTLVRSDLRVPRFATADLTGRTVLDVTPRGKHLLTRVEGGLTLHSHLRMDGSWKVYAPGERWRGGPDHQIRAVLATTERTAVGYRLPVLELLRTEDEDQAVGHLGPDLLGPDWDAEKALANLLADPARPVGEALLDQRNLAGVGNIFKSETCFLVHASPWLPIGELPSPERLVAAAKKLLDTNRDRPVRKVYLYGRAGRPCPRCRTAILQAPQNDRPTYWCPSCQHS, encoded by the coding sequence ATGCCCGAAGGAGACACCGTCTGGCAGACAGCCCGGCGCCTGCACACGGCCCTCGCCGGCCACACCCTCGTCCGCTCCGACCTGCGCGTCCCCCGGTTCGCCACCGCCGACCTCACCGGGCGCACCGTGCTGGACGTCACCCCGCGCGGCAAGCACCTCCTCACCCGCGTGGAGGGCGGCCTCACCCTCCACAGCCATCTCCGTATGGACGGCTCCTGGAAGGTCTACGCACCCGGCGAGCGCTGGCGAGGCGGCCCCGACCACCAGATCCGCGCCGTCCTCGCCACCACCGAACGCACGGCGGTCGGCTACCGCCTCCCCGTCCTGGAGCTCCTGCGCACCGAGGACGAGGACCAGGCCGTCGGCCACCTCGGCCCCGACCTCCTGGGCCCCGACTGGGACGCGGAGAAGGCCCTCGCCAACCTCCTCGCCGACCCCGCCCGCCCCGTCGGCGAAGCCCTCCTGGACCAGCGCAACCTCGCCGGCGTCGGCAACATCTTCAAGTCCGAGACCTGCTTCCTCGTCCACGCCTCCCCCTGGCTCCCCATCGGTGAACTCCCGTCCCCCGAGCGCCTGGTGGCCGCCGCCAAGAAGCTGCTCGACACCAACCGCGACCGCCCCGTCCGCAAGGTCTACCTCTACGGCCGCGCCGGCCGCCCCTGCCCCCGTTGCCGCACCGCGATCCTCCAGGCACCCCAGAACGACCGCCCCACCTACTGGTGCCCGTCCTGCCAACACAGTTGA
- a CDS encoding DNA translocase FtsK, whose protein sequence is MASRTSGKGSAKKVAPAKKAAAKKTAPAKKAAPARKPPAKKAAAARPAPKAAPSPTGGVYRLVRAVWLGIAHSVGAMFRGIGRGAKGLDPAHRKDGLALLLLGLALVVAAGTWSNLRGPVGDLVEMLITGAFGRLDLLVPILLGAIGVRLILYPEKPEANGRIVIGLSALVVGVLGQVHIACGSPGRNDGTAAMQDAGGLIGWAASKPLVFMMGDVLAVPLLLLLTVFGLLVVTATPVNAIPQRLRLLGSKLGIVEPAEEQLPTQDDEAYDNEWREALPARTRRSSARRSESPEVYDADQAEEAALSQRRRPRRPSVQPVQGRAMDAVDVAAAAAAALDGAVLNGLPPSPIVADLTQGVSTDREVSSPSAPPEPSVPPARERQPGRRQPGTLVPDLTKKAPERSEPLPPRAEQLQLRGDITYSLPSLDLLERGGPGKTRSAANDAVVASLSNVFMEFKVDAAVTGFTRGPTVTRYEVELGPAVKVERITALTKNIAYAVASPDVRIISPIPGKSAVGIEIPNTDREMVNVGDVLRLADAAEDDHPMLVALGKDVEGGYVMANMAKMPHILVAGATGSGKSSCINCLITSVMIRATPEDVRMVLVDPKRVELTAYEGIPHLITPIITNPKRAAEALQWVVREMDLRYDDLAAFGYRHIDDFNQAIRDGKLKTPEGSERELKTYPYLLVIVDELADLMMVAPRDVEDSIVRITQLARAAGIHLVLATQRPSVDVVTGLIKANVPSRLAFATSSLADSRVILDQPGAEKLIGKGDGLFLPMGANKPTRMQGAFVTEDEIHAVVQHCKEQMAPVFREDVVVGTKQKKEVDEEIGDDLDLLCQAVELVVSTQFGSTSMLQRKLRVGFAKAGRLMDLMESRAIVGPSEGSKARDVLVKPDELEGVLAIIRGESET, encoded by the coding sequence ATGGCCTCACGTACGTCCGGCAAGGGATCCGCGAAGAAGGTGGCGCCCGCCAAGAAGGCCGCTGCGAAGAAAACCGCGCCCGCGAAGAAAGCTGCGCCGGCGAGGAAGCCCCCCGCCAAGAAGGCGGCAGCGGCCAGACCCGCACCGAAGGCGGCGCCGTCACCCACCGGTGGTGTGTACCGGCTCGTACGCGCGGTCTGGCTCGGTATCGCGCACAGCGTCGGAGCGATGTTCCGCGGCATAGGGCGTGGTGCGAAGGGACTCGACCCCGCTCACCGCAAGGACGGGCTCGCGCTGCTGCTGCTCGGCCTCGCCCTGGTCGTGGCGGCCGGTACCTGGTCGAATCTCCGCGGCCCCGTCGGGGACCTCGTCGAGATGCTGATCACCGGAGCATTCGGTCGGCTCGATCTGCTGGTGCCGATACTGCTGGGCGCCATCGGCGTACGGCTGATCCTCTATCCCGAGAAGCCCGAGGCCAACGGCCGGATCGTCATCGGTCTCTCCGCCCTGGTCGTCGGTGTGCTCGGCCAGGTCCACATCGCCTGCGGATCGCCCGGCCGCAACGACGGCACCGCCGCGATGCAGGACGCGGGCGGGCTGATCGGCTGGGCGGCCTCCAAGCCGCTGGTCTTCATGATGGGCGACGTACTCGCCGTACCCCTGCTGCTCCTGCTCACCGTCTTCGGTCTGCTGGTGGTCACCGCGACTCCGGTCAATGCCATCCCGCAGCGGCTGCGGCTTCTCGGCTCGAAGCTCGGGATCGTGGAGCCCGCCGAGGAGCAGCTGCCCACGCAGGACGACGAGGCGTACGACAACGAATGGCGCGAGGCGCTGCCCGCCCGGACCCGGCGGTCCTCCGCGCGGCGCAGCGAGTCGCCCGAGGTCTACGACGCGGACCAGGCCGAGGAGGCGGCGCTCTCCCAGCGGCGCAGGCCGCGGCGGCCCTCCGTGCAGCCTGTGCAGGGGCGTGCCATGGACGCGGTGGACGTGGCCGCGGCGGCCGCCGCCGCGCTCGACGGCGCCGTGCTGAACGGGCTGCCGCCTTCGCCGATCGTCGCCGACCTGACGCAGGGCGTCTCCACGGACCGGGAAGTCTCCTCGCCGTCCGCACCCCCCGAGCCCTCGGTGCCGCCGGCGCGCGAGCGTCAGCCCGGGCGGCGTCAGCCCGGCACGCTCGTACCCGACCTGACGAAGAAGGCCCCCGAGCGCTCCGAGCCGCTGCCGCCGCGTGCCGAGCAGCTCCAGCTGCGGGGCGACATCACCTACTCGCTGCCCTCGCTCGATCTGCTGGAGCGCGGCGGTCCCGGCAAGACGCGCAGCGCGGCCAACGACGCGGTCGTCGCCTCGCTGAGCAACGTCTTCATGGAGTTCAAGGTCGACGCGGCCGTCACGGGATTCACCCGCGGTCCGACGGTCACGCGCTACGAGGTGGAGCTCGGGCCCGCGGTGAAGGTCGAGCGCATCACCGCCCTCACCAAGAACATCGCGTACGCCGTAGCCAGCCCGGACGTCCGGATCATCTCGCCGATCCCCGGCAAGTCCGCGGTCGGCATCGAGATCCCGAACACGGACCGCGAGATGGTCAACGTCGGCGATGTGCTGAGGCTGGCGGACGCCGCCGAGGACGACCATCCGATGCTGGTCGCGCTCGGCAAGGACGTCGAGGGCGGTTACGTCATGGCGAACATGGCGAAGATGCCGCACATCCTGGTCGCCGGCGCCACGGGCTCCGGCAAGTCGTCGTGCATCAACTGCCTGATCACGTCGGTGATGATAAGAGCCACCCCCGAGGACGTCCGGATGGTCCTCGTCGACCCCAAGCGGGTCGAGCTGACCGCGTACGAGGGCATTCCGCACCTCATCACGCCGATCATCACCAACCCGAAGCGCGCCGCCGAGGCCCTCCAGTGGGTCGTACGGGAGATGGACCTGCGCTACGACGACCTCGCGGCGTTCGGGTACCGGCACATCGACGACTTCAACCAGGCCATCCGCGACGGCAAGCTGAAGACGCCGGAAGGCAGCGAGCGCGAGCTCAAGACCTACCCGTACCTGCTCGTGATCGTCGACGAGCTCGCGGACCTGATGATGGTCGCGCCGCGGGACGTCGAGGACTCCATCGTGCGCATCACCCAGCTCGCGCGGGCCGCCGGCATCCACCTGGTGCTCGCCACCCAGCGTCCTTCGGTCGACGTCGTCACCGGTCTGATCAAGGCGAACGTGCCCTCGCGGCTCGCGTTCGCCACCTCCTCGCTCGCCGACAGCCGGGTCATCCTCGACCAGCCGGGCGCCGAGAAACTGATCGGCAAGGGCGACGGGCTCTTCCTGCCGATGGGGGCGAACAAGCCGACCCGTATGCAGGGCGCCTTCGTCACCGAGGACGAGATCCACGCGGTCGTCCAGCACTGCAAGGAGCAGATGGCGCCGGTCTTCCGCGAGGACGTCGTCGTCGGCACCAAGCAGAAGAAGGAGGTCGACGAGGAGATCGGCGACGATCTGGACCTGCTGTGCCAGGCGGTCGAGCTGGTGGTCTCGACGCAGTTCGGGTCGACGTCGATGCTGCAGCGCAAGCTGCGGGTGGGGTTCGCCAAGGCGGGCCGGCTGATGGACCTGATGGAGTCGCGGGCCATCGTCGGACCGAGCGAGGGGTCGAAGGCGCGCGACGTTCTGGTCAAGCCCGACGAACTCGAGGGAGTGCTGGCCATCATCCGCGGGGAGTCTGAGACGTAG
- a CDS encoding helix-turn-helix domain-containing protein produces MILLRRLLGDVLRRQRQRQGRTLREVSSSARVSLGYLSEVERGQKEASSELLSAICDALDVRMSELMREVSDELSLAELAESAAATAPVHAPVRPMLNSISVTSMTGVPVSTERVTIKAPAEAVDVVAA; encoded by the coding sequence ATGATTCTGCTCCGTCGCCTGCTGGGTGACGTGCTGCGTCGGCAGCGCCAGCGCCAAGGCCGTACTCTGCGCGAAGTCTCCTCGTCCGCCCGAGTCTCTCTCGGCTATCTTTCCGAGGTGGAGCGGGGGCAGAAGGAGGCATCTTCCGAGCTGCTCTCCGCGATCTGCGACGCGCTTGACGTACGGATGTCCGAGCTCATGCGTGAAGTGAGCGACGAGCTTTCCCTGGCGGAGCTGGCCGAGTCTGCAGCGGCCACTGCGCCGGTGCATGCGCCAGTGCGCCCGATGCTCAATTCGATCTCTGTGACGTCGATGACCGGTGTGCCGGTGTCGACGGAGCGGGTGACGATCAAGGCGCCTGCGGAAGCGGTGGACGTCGTCGCCGCTTGA
- the pgsA gene encoding CDP-diacylglycerol--glycerol-3-phosphate 3-phosphatidyltransferase encodes MTGVPASATGGTGAKPVPGGKLGAAAVNQASLWNIANILTMVRLVLVPVFVVLLFHGDGYDPAWRAWAWAAFAVAMITDIFDGHLARTYNLVTDFGKIADPIADKAIMAAGLIGLSLLGDLPWWVTAVILARELGITLMRFWVIRHGVIAASRGGKLKTLAQGTAVGMYVLALTGPLATLRFWVMAVAVVLTVVTGLDYVRQAVVLRRAGLEAERAGAGTPVESSR; translated from the coding sequence ATGACCGGAGTCCCGGCATCCGCCACGGGCGGTACCGGTGCGAAGCCGGTGCCCGGGGGCAAGCTGGGCGCTGCGGCCGTCAATCAGGCCAGCCTCTGGAACATCGCCAACATTCTGACCATGGTGCGGCTGGTGCTCGTGCCGGTCTTCGTGGTTCTGCTGTTCCACGGGGACGGATACGACCCGGCCTGGCGGGCCTGGGCCTGGGCCGCTTTCGCCGTTGCCATGATCACGGATATTTTTGACGGGCATCTGGCGCGTACGTACAACCTTGTGACCGATTTCGGAAAGATCGCCGATCCGATTGCGGACAAGGCGATCATGGCCGCCGGGCTGATCGGGCTTTCCCTGCTCGGGGATCTGCCGTGGTGGGTGACCGCGGTGATTCTCGCGCGGGAACTCGGGATCACGCTCATGCGGTTCTGGGTGATCAGGCACGGGGTGATCGCGGCCAGCCGGGGCGGCAAGCTGAAGACCCTCGCGCAGGGGACCGCGGTGGGGATGTACGTCCTGGCGCTGACCGGGCCACTGGCGACGCTGCGGTTCTGGGTGATGGCGGTGGCCGTGGTGCTGACGGTGGTGACCGGGCTGGATTACGTACGGCAGGCAGTGGTGCTGCGGCGGGCGGGCCTGGAGGCCGAGCGGGCCGGGGCTGGAACGCCGGTGGAGTCCTCGCGGTGA
- a CDS encoding Dps family protein, whose product MSVVKSPLSEADLKVVGEALQGALVDLVDLSLVAKQVHWNVVGPRFRSVHLQLDEVVDTARLHSDTVAERASALGVTPDGRAATVARSSAIGEVPSGWVKDVAAVKVLVDALAAVVERMRERIEATGDADPISQDVIIGLTADLEKHAWMFQAESA is encoded by the coding sequence ATGTCTGTCGTGAAGAGCCCGCTGTCCGAGGCCGACCTGAAGGTGGTCGGGGAGGCGCTGCAAGGGGCGCTGGTGGACCTGGTGGACCTGTCGCTGGTGGCCAAGCAGGTGCACTGGAACGTGGTCGGGCCGCGGTTCAGGTCCGTACACCTGCAGCTCGACGAGGTCGTGGACACAGCGCGGCTGCACTCGGACACGGTGGCGGAGCGGGCGTCGGCGCTCGGTGTGACGCCGGACGGGCGTGCTGCCACGGTGGCGCGGTCGAGTGCGATCGGCGAGGTGCCTTCGGGGTGGGTGAAGGACGTCGCCGCGGTGAAGGTGCTGGTGGACGCGCTGGCTGCCGTGGTGGAGCGGATGCGGGAGCGGATCGAGGCGACCGGGGACGCGGATCCGATCAGCCAGGACGTGATCATCGGGCTGACCGCGGATCTTGAGAAGCACGCCTGGATGTTCCAGGCCGAGAGCGCCTAG
- a CDS encoding CinA family protein has product MTPGSAAQVLELLAGRGETLAVAESLTGGLVAAELTSVPGASRVFRGSVTAYATELKRDVLGVDGELLAARGAVDSGVAVQMAGGVRRVLGADWGVATTGVAGPDPQDGQPVGTVFVAVSGPDGAENVASLRLNGDRAEIRRESVRSALRLLSGELAGNARAQDTEQNGGN; this is encoded by the coding sequence GTGACGCCCGGTTCCGCGGCACAGGTGCTGGAGCTGCTCGCCGGCCGCGGGGAGACCCTTGCGGTCGCCGAGTCGCTGACCGGCGGTCTGGTGGCCGCGGAGCTCACGTCCGTACCCGGGGCCTCCCGGGTCTTCCGCGGGTCCGTGACGGCGTACGCGACCGAGCTGAAGCGGGATGTGCTGGGCGTCGACGGGGAGCTCCTGGCGGCGCGCGGAGCCGTGGACTCCGGTGTCGCGGTGCAGATGGCGGGCGGTGTGCGCCGGGTGCTCGGGGCGGACTGGGGGGTGGCGACCACGGGTGTCGCCGGGCCCGATCCGCAGGACGGGCAGCCGGTCGGAACGGTGTTCGTCGCCGTTTCCGGGCCGGACGGGGCGGAGAATGTGGCCTCATTGCGGTTGAACGGGGACCGGGCGGAAATCCGTAGAGAGAGTGTGCGAAGCGCGCTCCGGCTGCTCTCCGGCGAACTCGCCGGGAATGCGCGGGCACAGGATACGGAACAGAACGGGGGGAATTGA